ATTGAAGCAAACAAACCAAGGCATAGAGCATGCCATTGAACTGGCAGAATGGAGATTTCTTTCCAAGGAAACTGCATAAACACAACAGCAAagcattaaaattttgatactgATAATTACAAAAAGAAACCAAGTTCCAAAAATCATGATAAATTGCTAGTGCTACCAATAGGTTGACATAGATCGAAAGTGgcaaaccattaaaatatatatataaaaaaataacaaataaaaagaaTCAGGTTTTTCATCCAACTTCAAATGAATATTTGCTTACTCACCCATTGAGGAACCCATCCCGGTAGAGTAAAATACTCTGGCTTGAATAAAGGGCCAGGATCACATTGAAGCCAACCACTTGACAAATCCTGCAAGACCATAAGTTTCTTACACAATAACTAGCACATCTATGCAACAATGACTAACATTTTCTAGTTAGGCTTAATCATCTTAATTATCCTGTGGATGAATTTGTGCCAACTGACAATACCTTGGAactgattttaaatttatgcCATTGGTTTAGGGCATATTCAATTGCTTACATAGCATGAAAGTTGATGATAATTATGGACATAACTCCATAATTTGGATAAATGGGAATGGATCCCATTTgtcttaaaaatcataaaatgatAGTGTATCACAAAATTCACATCCTTCACGAAGTTGTTAAAATGCATTTGTaccatattatttttcttttaaaggaGGGCCAAAAtggcaaaatctatcaagtcaaTATTATGTATTCATATTGATAATATTCATGAGCATTACATCATCAATTACACAATACCTAAACTCATTGGATAAATTTTGAAAGATGCTAACcccaaattgataaaattttagtttaatatacATATAAGAAAAGGCAATTTTAATGACATTTCAGATCATTAAGCCTAGATTTAATTACCTTTCTTGGACATGTTAGCCATTGAAATCGCCCCATGATATTGGCAAGCTACATTAAAAAGCACAAATGAGAAATAAGTGGTCAACTTGCAAAAGTGTGATAGCAAACAAGTCACTGTAATAGGAAAAGCTTAAATGACAAAAGCAGATAAATACATCCTgatcatggttttaaatcgcaGTCGCAGCCATGTTTGCGGTCGCAGTCGCGGGTAATGGAAACAGGCCTGTAACGGCCGTAACGGTAACGGCCTAGGGCTACgcaaatttttcaaaagaatttgcaaagttcataaatgaaatgatattgattagatttaattcaAAACCATGTATACAAATGCATAATGAACATAAgtatataaaatatagattatttaactcaagttaaacatcatatagtttaaaataagaaaaatcaacataatctttatagatcgaacaaactaatagctcaaagtacaattttaactcaaaactaacactttaatccacaaaacttaaaaaaaaaaaaggaaaaaaacaacaattaaaaactaaaatagataataatttaactttttaaaagaaatatgcTTGGAAATATAGTTTATGATGGATCTAAGCTTATATGAAAACTATGCAGGgaagattgaaatttgaaagagaaagggaaaaaaaaacttaaaaaatataatctttGAAGCTGCAGAAAAGTgtagaaactaatgaaaatgagaATAGGGAGCATAAGATGAaggatataaaagaattttaattattgataacGGTCGTTACCGTTACGTAGCGGCTGTTACGTCTGCAAATCAGGAGGGGCCGTTGTATAATGGGGTAATGGGTAACGGCCCCCAAAAATCCGTtacgtaacggccgttatttaaaaccatgatccTGATAGTTATGAGCATGAAGGAACTATCTGTATAACTTCCTCTGATTACATTAAACTGCATTATTCCCTAGAATTTAGACAAACCAATAAATTTTCCACACACGACACAAATTACTAGAACATGAGTTGGAAATCTTTACATGTATCAAATATAGAAGCaatactcataaaaacattatacttCTATGCAACCATTATAATTGCAATTTCACTCCTCATAAGTCAAATTCAAAAAAGCACAAGATTGATGCAAGCACAACAAGCATAATGATCACTGCATGTTGACTGaaactaactaataaaatacatattaaaacaattaaattcaTCAAAATTGTCAATAGAAAGGAGCAAAAATGCTCACCACAAATGCAGATATCATAGTTGTAATAGATGCTCCAATGAATCCCTCCCAAGTTTTCTTTGGTGATAACTTGATCAAAGGGGTTCTTCCAAAGAAGAAACCAAAGATATAGGCGAAAATGTCATTGATAACAATTAGTGTGGCTGGAAGAAGAAACCTACATTGACAAAATATATACATGCTAAGTTAATAAAAACTGAAGCAAATATGAAGAGAAATATGGAAGAACCAAACTGAAccacaataaaaaatttagctatGTTTGGTTTGGTCCTCCTAATTTATAAGTTGCTGCTGAAATATTGTCTTCCtgacttattttataaattttgaatagtCAAACAAGTGTCCACATGTTAAGGAAAGAGGACCTGTAGTATGAAAAAAAGGTATATATTTCAACAAGCATTACGTAAATTTCTTAGGTCCTAAATATTTGGCTTATGGTGTCCACTCAAAAATTCGATTTCAAGAAAAATCTGAAGAAAGGAGTGAGCAGTGCCTTGAAGAAACTTCAGATAAGCTGGAAGTGCTATGAAAAGTTCTCAAAGATGTAATTACAACTCAAAAGGATGGAAGGgaataatttcataaaaaatcacGAGAGTAGCttgaaaaatatgaaattttgatTACTGAAAATTTAAGATTAATATGTTAAAGCCAAGATGCTAAAAAATGAGTTGAAAATTTTTATGCGACCTATTCTAAAGAAAGAGGCCAATGATAATCAGtgtgaaaattttgagtgatttTTCCatgtaaagaagaaaaaagaccaTGAAGAAgacaaaagtttaaaatttattgcaTTCACATGTTCCTAGTCAATTGAAGAGCCTCTCCATTCAGTAGTGACTGATCCTAACATCTTATCCACTCAAATTCTCAGAGAAGTGAAGGAAAGCATAAAATTCATCATTCCAACCTTATTGCTAGCATCAAAAAGATAAAAGAGTTAATTGCTCTCCAAAGCAAATTATTGATTCTCCAACAAAACGAGAATGACGGAGTTCAATCTGAGtcaaataaaactaattttaggaattattttgatttaattttacattGTAAAGTTAATAAGTTTAAGTTTATGTTATTTATGACATTTAATAACTAATAACTTAATTATTTTGGattctattatttaaaattttccagTTCCTTAATATTCCTAATTATATTGGTTTAGTATTTTCTTATTCTGGGATTCATAATCCTACTACTAATAGAACTAGTTATTATACTATTAAGTAACGGTTAAGTATTTTCTTATTTTCGGATTCATAATCCTACTATTAGTAGAACAGTTATTATACTATTTACTACCTATTCCCTCGGTATCTTATTAGGGCTGACTATGACTGTTATCTAGAACTCTCAAgtattttagaattttattcaTTTCCCCTTAGATTTTCAATTGGTTTGAATCATTACCTATCTATGGAAATAGAGTTTGCTTAATGAACAAAATGAGGGGAAAAAAGGATTTGGCATAATGTAGCAGTCACATATAAAGCATAGCATCAAAGCAACTATGGCAACAATGACTAGTAACAAATTTATTATTGTGCAGATATACATTCTTATTGCTCTTTcagagccaaaaaaaaaaagaatttgccTTTGGATCAGTTCTGCCCCATAGTCACTTTTCAGCTTCATTAAGTAATGAGTAAATttgaaaacctcgcctgttcaCACTCAGACTCAGTAAAGAAGACTCCCAAACTCATTTAAGAATAACAATTAGAAAACCTTGAAATGGTTGTCACTAAGTGGGATGGCTTTCACCTAACATTCATAGATCCTACAATGATAAGGATTACATCACAAAGAGAACACAATGAATATACCAGCTTTAATATTCCATTAAAACTTATTTCCAAGTTAGAGAAGAGACAAGTGTTGTATGATGTAATTGCTAGTAGTGGATCATAGTAAAATCTAAATACAACAATCAAAAGGATGGAGTTCAAAAGCTAAAAATAGCTttaaagaatataaaaaaagaacACTCCACCTAAAGAAAGCAAGACAACATCAAAAACTAGAATGATATGTTTCACAGAATCCAATATTAGAGTAACCaatatcataaacataaaaaaaaagggaataACTTTAACCTATAAATTCCAAAGAAAAAATTCATATTCATTGCCTTGAGAGTTTTGAGTTACCAGAAAATTCCCTCAAAAATATTTGCCACAGTGAAAGAGGATTGAGTGAACACCACGATTAGAATCATGTGCGTCCATGCGTACTGACCAAATTGATACTTGTACATCTTCTTCTTTAGTGTAAGAATGAACCACATAAAACCTGAGCCAATTTTATAAAACTATCCATATCAAAAACATGCTAAGCACAAAAGCATACAAAAAGGCAAACTCAGggaagaacacaaaaagaaaccCTCATCACAGATGCTAGTTGCACATCAAATAAATATGAAGTACAGAGACGACATATAAAGCCAACCTGCAATATACAAGAAATAACAAATAACCATATGATACTTGATGAGGCTGTTCACAAGCTGATACAAGAATTTGTCTGAAGTTACAGTATTGACTAGCCGTTGACTGAGAATGCGACCATACACAAatagcattgcagtgaagaagaaGTGCCTGACaataaaatatagaaatcaGTAAAACTTTTTCCTTTTGCGGAATAGAAATCAGTAAACTTTGCATGtttataaattgaaataatgaattttaagtGCCAAGAAATTTAGGGATTTCCATTTGAATGTATAGCTTTTCTTCTGCAATTAATAGCTAACTGAAATATATCTATATATGTGAGTGcgtgtaaatatatataaaacaaaGATCCTTTGCACATTTTTAGTGACCATGCCAATATAATTATAGGCtaaaacaattttttaaaaaaaaattcttgctTGCTGTGTCCACGTGCACAATTGATTTTTCACTTGAAACATGTCTAAAATGCATTCTCACATGTTAGAAATTCACAttggaaaaataatattttaatccatAAGTAACAAACACACAGATATGTATGAACAAGCATACAATGGCACTTGCAATTTCTTTGAAGTTAAGAAGCAATTGGGAGAAAAAAAGTCCATGCATTCTTATGACAACACCCAAAATGTTTAGGCACTTAATATTTCTTTACAGATATCACATATGGATGTGCATTGCACAGTATGTTTTGTTTTGTACAATTGAAAGAaggttttttaagaaaatatttgatTCCAATACAAATATGCTTACATATAAATAGTTATTACCAATTTAATTTTCGAAAACATTGTTTTGTATAATATATGAGCAATTTTAAtcgaaataaattttttaagaaaagatTTTAGTCCAATACAATTTATTaccaatttaattttcataagcaTTTTTTTCGAATTCCTAcacaagatttttttttcataatagcAATTTATAAAATACGTAATAGATGATGAACGATGACTTTTCCCCTTTGTTGAGAATGATGCATCAATAATAACATCAAAAAGATTTATTCTATACCTATTATTCAGAACTAGAATAGGCAATGAAGAAGTGTTTACACATAAATAGGATTCCATTTAAATTAGATAATTAACCATTAAATAAGTCTTTATcatcaatatataatttttattatccaATATTAAACTAAATTAGATTGTTAATGATTAAGAAATCTTTATCATTGATATAGAAGTCTTTGTTGTGATTCATTTTAGGTAATAAAAgtcttttatatatatcatTATAGATAATTTGCTAGTCAACGTGGTTTTAAATAAGATATAGTTCTAAGCAATTAATAGAACAAAAGacaaaatattttctagaaGACATGATGGATGATGTACAATTGTTACCAATTTAGAAGTCTAAATCCCGGGAGATGCCTATCTTCATGTGCTTTCCTAAGTAGATTGAATAGCTCTTTTGCCATAAATATTTGAATCACAACCACCATAGCTGTGATACAAAGATGACCCATGTAGACAACCAAAGCAAAGCCCCCGATCATCCAAATAGTGGAGTACGCACGGATCCACATCGACTTGTATTTGTTTCTATCATTAACCAGTAAATGGCCTCCATTTTCTTTACTAACCTCTGGAACAACCTGACAACCAGATGGAAGACA
This is a stretch of genomic DNA from Manihot esculenta cultivar AM560-2 chromosome 2, M.esculenta_v8, whole genome shotgun sequence. It encodes these proteins:
- the LOC110609380 gene encoding phosphatidate cytidylyltransferase 1, with product MQKDQSTSAPSTPARLRNRRRSNEVVPEVSKENGGHLLVNDRNKYKSMWIRAYSTIWMIGGFALVVYMGHLCITAMVVVIQIFMAKELFNLLRKAHEDRHLPGFRLLNWHFFFTAMLFVYGRILSQRLVNTVTSDKFLYQLVNSLIKYHMVICYFLYIAGFMWFILTLKKKMYKYQFGQYAWTHMILIVVFTQSSFTVANIFEGIFWFLLPATLIVINDIFAYIFGFFFGRTPLIKLSPKKTWEGFIGASITTMISAFVLANIMGRFQWLTCPRKDLSSGWLQCDPGPLFKPEYFTLPGWVPQWFPWKEISILPVQWHALCLGLFASIIAPFGGFFASGFKRAFKIKDFGDSIPGHGGITDRMDCQMVMAVFAYIYHQSFVVPQSISVEIILDQILTNLTFEEQHALYVKLGEIIRERLVGQS